A single region of the Triticum dicoccoides isolate Atlit2015 ecotype Zavitan chromosome 2B, WEW_v2.0, whole genome shotgun sequence genome encodes:
- the LOC119360797 gene encoding uncharacterized protein LOC119360797, whose translation MLSAKESLGPQHALPGDCYPSHLPSFEIPTDLFGPFPRHLHETREESPIDVFRFEIAPDLFGSTHHRLLDAFEEEEEEEEEEEEEAAVVLAEKKERGFLESESESESEFLNWDDIPVRDPVDGLNLSDLMDYDPLAVDADDEETNCPGKKFPVAAAAKVDDIWSRIYTRRNIEYQKKCEEIEASEDENATFPSYPLKILPEATGLCVFRGLCHHREYKTHDTSTARSTLGLRVPRLMLQIFAMHLSISESYSYPVRVYGIVAVRDALEPLRNLVFNRPCRDDAFMVDQDSLTLPLCSPRRGMYLVRDRALLEVDLWVKEEGDGSSDKQLLSLYAEFEGMYQLDEMLDGEVSSDLGSLVIDYLLLDESVEAVIQVSAKIDCPHHVRFTAFTSGFDGEIVLFDDKFSGNGKLFQYVVAVKAEGKLDICLKMEESLFWWTFQEGAVGAVRFPDDSVLNYGQFEERRGMAMEASSLIDGRNELFRSSHGRWVSDEEQEETALEFAGEGMERWRIGEESHQE comes from the exons ATGTTGTCGGCGAAGGAGAGCCTGGGTCCTCAACACGCCCTTCCCGGCGACTGCTATCCCAGCCATCTGCCCAGTTTCGAAATCCCCACAGATCTTTTTGGTCCCTTTCCCCGGCATCTCCATGAGACTCGCGAGGAGTCCCCCATCGATGTGTTTAGATTCGAAATCGCCCCAGATCTATTCGGTTCTACCCACCATCGTCTCCTTGATGcgttcgaggaggaggaggaggaggaggaggaggaggaagaggaggcggcGGTGGTGTTGGCGGAGAAGAAAGAGAGAGGGTTCCTCGAGAGCG AATCAGAGTCTGAGTCCGAGTTCCTAAACTGGGACGACATTCCCGTGCGTGATCCTGTTGATGGCCTCAACTTGTCCGACTTGATGGATTACGATCCGCTGGCAGTGGATGCCGACGACGAGGAGACAAACTGCCCAG GGAAGAAATTTCCGGTGGCAGCAGCAGCAAAAGTAGACGACATATGGAGTAGGATTTACACCAGACGGAACATCGAGTACCAGAAGAAGTGTGAGGAGATTGAAGCAAGTGAAGATGAGAATGCCACATTTCCTTCTTATCCTCTCAAAATACTCCCTGAGGCAACAGGTCTATGTGTCTTCAGGGGCCTTTGCCACCACCGTGAATATAAAACCCATGATACTTCCACTG CTAGATCAACTCTTGGGTTACGAGTTCCAAGACTGATGCTACAGATCTTTGCGATGCATTTATCAATCTCCGAATCCTATTCCTACCCTGTTAGGGTCTATGGAATTGTTGCTGTTCGGGATGCCCTGGAGCCACTACGGAATCTTGTGTTTAACCGTCCCTGCAGAGATGATGCTTTTATGGTTGACCAG GATTCCTTAACCTTGCCTCTTTGTAGTCCTCGTCGAGGAATGTATTTAGTCAGGGACAGAGCATTACTAGAAGTTGATCTTTGGGTAAAGGAGGAAGGAGATGGGTCATCTGACAAGCAGTTGCTTTCTTTGTATGCTGAGTTTGAGGGGATGTACCAGTTAGATGAAATGCTAGATGGAGAGGTTAGTAGTGACCTTGGCAGCTTGGTCATCGACTATCTCTTGCTTGATGAGAGTGTTGAGGCTGTAATACAAGTCTCTGCAAAGATTGACTGCCCTCATCATGTGAGATTCACTGCATTCACTAGTGGCTTTGATGGTGAGATTGTGCTGTTTGATGATAAGTTCTCTGGGAATGGAAAACTGTTCCAGTATGTTGTCGCGGTGAAGGCTGAGGGGAAATTGGATATTTGCTTAAAAATGGAGGAATCATTGTTTTGGTGGACTTTCCAGGAAGGAGCTGTTGGAGCTGTCAGGTTCCCTGATGACTCAGTTTTAAATTACGGGCAGTTTGAG GAGAGGAGAGGGATGGCCATGGAGGCAAGCAGTCTCATCGATGGACGCAACGAACTATTCAGATCGAGCCATGGCCGCTGGGTGTCGGACGAGGAGCAAGAAGAGACAGCTCTAGAGTTTGCAGGGGAGGGGATGGAGAGGTGGAGGATAGGGGAGGAATCACATCAGGAATAA